A stretch of Methanosphaerula palustris E1-9c DNA encodes these proteins:
- a CDS encoding methanogenesis marker 7 protein, producing the protein MILVPVTYRGGLYRHDEIVDLIEDLGGYVIQKHLIATEVVLLALVPKDDIELIRKIGKPLMGELTESPLVGTEIAIVTPSLEIHHLPHPACDIAEYVRRLGAKSNMVGLARGFGKRIAMLNDEERDVINEHDIAVYLLGNFETCIKKKMPVLIRGITVPIILTGRPSKETLKRITDPPVAGYVGEIGRFMHRTREADELGKLDTVIAEIIHVLDKRRADIAKDPLSISPARLMAVINEKVPEIREVTSPTPITVQIAALRVKLPYDMFAGRLRELELEDGITLGSIATIEPSRMRDYMMVRILPFSETNCMV; encoded by the coding sequence ATGATCCTGGTCCCCGTCACCTACAGGGGTGGCCTCTACCGGCATGACGAGATCGTCGACCTGATCGAGGACCTTGGCGGGTACGTGATCCAGAAGCACCTGATCGCGACCGAGGTGGTACTGCTGGCACTTGTCCCGAAGGACGACATCGAACTGATCCGAAAGATCGGAAAACCGCTGATGGGGGAGCTGACCGAGTCCCCGCTGGTCGGTACCGAGATCGCCATCGTGACCCCATCTCTCGAGATTCATCACCTTCCCCATCCAGCCTGTGACATCGCCGAGTATGTACGGAGACTTGGGGCCAAGTCCAACATGGTCGGCCTCGCCAGGGGCTTTGGCAAACGGATTGCGATGCTGAACGACGAGGAGCGGGACGTGATCAATGAGCACGACATCGCGGTCTACCTGCTCGGCAACTTCGAAACCTGTATCAAGAAGAAAATGCCGGTGCTCATACGTGGCATAACAGTCCCAATCATCCTGACCGGAAGACCGAGCAAGGAGACCCTGAAGCGGATCACCGATCCACCGGTGGCCGGATATGTCGGAGAGATCGGGCGGTTCATGCACCGGACGCGGGAGGCCGATGAACTGGGTAAGCTCGACACGGTCATCGCCGAGATCATCCATGTGCTCGACAAACGGCGGGCTGATATTGCAAAGGATCCGCTCTCGATCTCACCGGCACGACTGATGGCTGTCATCAATGAGAAGGTGCCCGAGATCAGGGAGGTGACCTCGCCAACACCGATCACCGTGCAGATCGCGGCACTCCGGGTTAAACTCCCGTATGATATGTTTGCAGGCCGGCTCCGGGAACTGGAACTGGAGGACGGGATCACGCTCGGCTCGATCGCCACGATCGAGCCCTCCCGGATGCGGGACTATATGATGGTCAGAATCCTGCCGTTCTCTGAGACCAACTGTATGGTGTGA
- a CDS encoding methanogenesis marker 17 protein — MAGLEYFEVESTEPDGGAVYKEIAADVLLDHNLVRVIEKLRIYIDPEIPIFIAVGVLRKLPTEVRLRDFSSVAVEGQTATIAIGDETYLAPLLDILWEKYGKSAVDQPDRFNITITADQPIDPNLQDMIVKDPSETLFKDLIYAMTNIAPEGFKVRRERYGGDRFSYVASENTLLVPADDLLNEQWATMGEHP; from the coding sequence ATGGCAGGTCTTGAGTACTTCGAGGTGGAGTCGACCGAACCTGATGGAGGGGCCGTCTACAAGGAGATCGCTGCGGACGTGCTCCTCGACCACAACCTGGTCAGGGTGATCGAGAAGCTGCGCATCTACATCGACCCGGAGATCCCGATCTTTATTGCGGTCGGGGTGCTCAGGAAGCTGCCGACCGAGGTGCGCCTCCGCGACTTCTCCTCGGTTGCGGTTGAGGGACAGACCGCAACGATCGCGATCGGAGACGAGACCTACCTGGCTCCGCTGCTCGACATCCTCTGGGAGAAGTACGGCAAGTCGGCCGTCGACCAGCCGGACCGGTTCAACATCACCATCACGGCCGATCAGCCGATCGATCCGAATCTGCAGGATATGATCGTCAAGGACCCGAGTGAGACGCTCTTTAAGGATCTGATCTACGCGATGACCAACATCGCGCCCGAAGGGTTCAAGGTGCGCAGAGAACGGTACGGCGGCGACCGGTTCTCGTACGTGGCGAGCGAGAACACGCTCCTTGTCCCAGCCGACGACCTGCTCAATGAACAGTGGGCCACGATGGGGGAGCACCCATGA
- a CDS encoding methanogenesis marker 15 protein — MSQPVRIAQLSCGAEYSGVQKEIEEAAHAVDAEIFFPDIKLADIKKSFTEFGLEVQSADLKLAIARARALVDGQVEADAVFIATCFRCAEAAIVRNELRRYIHENSHLPVVSYSFTERTTSGTLLTRMEALTTIARRRALLARERQEGITLGLDSGSATTKAVIMKDNKIIGTGWRPTTEVQKSADDVVALALEEAGIKMDEIQAIGCTGYGRFLIGNSFKADLVQEELTVNSKGAVYLADRQHGFATVIDIGGMDNKAITVQDGIPGVFTMGGICAGASGRFLEMTAKRLGVEITELGPLAMKGFGEKVPMNSYCIVFGTQSLVNALATGSRPEDVAAAACHSVAEQVFEQQLQEVDIREPVIMVGGTSLIEGLVHAMGELLQTEVLVPKYSQYIGAVGSALLASGFIEKGA; from the coding sequence ATGAGCCAGCCAGTCAGGATCGCCCAACTCTCATGCGGGGCCGAGTATTCAGGTGTGCAGAAGGAGATCGAGGAGGCTGCCCATGCCGTGGACGCCGAGATCTTCTTCCCGGACATCAAACTCGCCGATATCAAGAAGTCATTCACCGAGTTCGGCCTTGAGGTGCAGAGTGCCGACTTAAAACTCGCCATAGCCAGGGCCAGGGCGCTGGTCGATGGGCAGGTCGAGGCAGACGCGGTCTTCATTGCAACCTGCTTCCGCTGTGCTGAGGCTGCCATCGTCAGGAACGAACTCAGGCGGTACATCCATGAGAACTCGCACCTGCCGGTGGTCAGTTACTCGTTCACCGAGCGAACCACATCGGGGACGCTGTTGACCAGGATGGAGGCGCTGACCACCATCGCGAGGAGGCGGGCCCTGCTGGCGAGAGAGAGGCAGGAAGGGATCACCCTCGGCCTGGACAGCGGATCGGCCACGACCAAGGCCGTGATCATGAAGGACAACAAAATCATCGGCACCGGCTGGAGGCCGACGACCGAGGTGCAGAAGAGTGCCGATGACGTCGTCGCCCTGGCCCTCGAAGAGGCCGGGATCAAGATGGACGAGATCCAGGCGATCGGGTGCACCGGCTACGGGCGGTTCCTGATCGGGAATTCGTTCAAGGCCGACCTGGTCCAGGAGGAGTTGACCGTCAACTCCAAGGGAGCTGTCTACCTGGCTGATCGGCAGCACGGGTTTGCGACGGTGATCGATATCGGCGGGATGGACAACAAGGCGATCACGGTCCAGGACGGGATCCCCGGGGTCTTCACAATGGGCGGGATCTGTGCCGGCGCAAGCGGCCGGTTCCTGGAGATGACAGCGAAACGACTCGGTGTAGAGATCACCGAACTCGGGCCACTGGCGATGAAAGGATTCGGCGAGAAGGTACCGATGAACAGTTACTGTATCGTCTTTGGGACGCAGAGTCTGGTGAACGCCCTGGCCACCGGCTCACGGCCAGAGGACGTGGCCGCCGCTGCCTGCCATTCGGTCGCCGAGCAGGTCTTTGAGCAGCAATTGCAGGAAGTGGATATCAGAGAACCGGTGATCATGGTCGGAGGGACCTCCCTGATTGAGGGGCTGGTCCATGCGATGGGCGAACTGCTCCAGACCGAGGTGCTGGTCCCGAAGTACTCGCAGTACATCGGAGCGGTCGGATCTGCACTCCTCGCCTCAGGGTTCATCGAAAAGGGAGCATAA
- a CDS encoding methanogenesis marker 5 protein: MAKVFIYPATSLILSDLVARWGHKPLGAALAIRERIQTAGVESPPLQITPEEPKKGLRYAAVEIPSGVRGRMSLYGPMIDEAEAGIIVNEADFSFGCMGCARTDELIKFLLHKRGMPLLELKYPKNEDEGILFVKAIREFLKSLPGGSA; encoded by the coding sequence ATGGCCAAGGTATTCATCTACCCCGCAACAAGCCTGATCCTTTCAGATCTGGTCGCACGGTGGGGGCACAAGCCGCTCGGCGCAGCCCTCGCCATCAGGGAACGCATCCAGACCGCTGGGGTGGAATCCCCGCCGCTGCAGATCACCCCGGAGGAACCAAAGAAAGGGCTCCGGTACGCGGCCGTCGAGATCCCCTCCGGGGTCCGGGGGCGGATGTCGCTGTACGGTCCGATGATCGATGAGGCCGAAGCAGGGATCATCGTCAATGAAGCGGATTTTTCGTTCGGGTGCATGGGCTGTGCCAGGACCGATGAACTGATCAAGTTCCTCCTCCACAAGCGAGGAATGCCGCTGCTCGAACTGAAATACCCCAAGAATGAGGATGAAGGGATCCTATTTGTCAAAGCGATCAGGGAGTTCCTCAAGTCATTACCTGGAGGGTCGGCATGA
- a CDS encoding methanogenesis marker 6 protein codes for MTEYVPDYPGSVTKYVFVESSDTTPADLAQRAYEISKGVMIKETCFGLQITGDETEVEHVIADLRTVDPTHIFVKDRGFPPGDHRRCRANLGGARPGYYGHENEMKLIRFIAKGITTLDDREPASTDQQKRHSEQKTGSNDEPLDIDTFRKIINQES; via the coding sequence ATGACCGAATATGTTCCAGATTATCCTGGATCCGTCACCAAGTACGTCTTTGTCGAGTCTTCCGACACCACCCCTGCAGATCTGGCTCAGCGAGCTTATGAGATCTCAAAAGGGGTGATGATCAAGGAGACTTGCTTTGGACTGCAGATCACCGGGGATGAGACTGAGGTCGAGCATGTGATCGCAGATCTCCGGACCGTCGACCCGACCCATATCTTCGTCAAGGACCGGGGGTTCCCACCAGGCGATCACCGTCGGTGCAGGGCGAACCTCGGCGGGGCACGCCCGGGGTATTACGGCCATGAGAACGAGATGAAGCTGATCCGGTTCATCGCCAAGGGGATAACTACCCTGGACGACCGGGAGCCGGCCTCCACCGATCAACAGAAGAGGCACAGTGAACAGAAGACCGGTTCTAATGACGAACCGCTTGACATCGATACATTCCGAAAGATCATCAACCAGGAGTCCTAG
- the mmp3 gene encoding methyl-coenzyme M reductase-associated protein Mmp3, with protein MESILLDGVSTEITGTMTLGDLLPDMDQSTVIGVIRPGTFAQETTRNLQIKTTSGEIVVEMLADPTWILKITGPPLHYADRNSAAFGPFVSDLAPERRPHLYERGDLILGCVGYNPTESHLVFSRTRHTADHGAAVGGGVIGRVVSGRGVLDRWTSGDHIEAISPILSWADTSRSFTTHDSTLLLEDGMAIITHIEVTAEGYDPDGISTRTATSVEHLLLALDSGHLTADRVASTHLRDERMAGSQVPSEHTKGRREGTVTVRTRGSGSGCIYIYKEDVPGIASHTVVGQVTHGLELIKLAKARERIAIQVTPSRFDMLGRSLDEAISSGEARGLKVTADSEEPDRVVIDQTPPTTLEVLAAGEVAFQTVPLSQVIDLILDDQNAPDSTAIFRRLTGLFWHDIGTLPLFFTFEDVFLFKPKIPTGVLITPENIPVERAPAAALGLTNDARKGAGMVGIRLSENSEFGPTSEPFDGTNLIGTVINTDKLKTLKEGQIVYIREAKR; from the coding sequence ATGGAATCGATCCTTCTGGATGGAGTCAGCACTGAGATCACCGGGACGATGACGCTCGGCGATCTGCTGCCTGACATGGACCAATCCACCGTTATCGGTGTGATACGCCCGGGCACGTTCGCACAGGAGACCACCAGGAACCTGCAGATCAAGACGACCAGTGGCGAGATCGTCGTCGAGATGCTGGCGGACCCAACCTGGATCCTGAAGATCACGGGTCCGCCCCTTCACTATGCCGACCGGAACAGTGCGGCCTTTGGGCCGTTCGTCTCTGATCTGGCACCCGAGAGGCGACCACATCTGTATGAACGGGGCGATCTGATCCTCGGCTGTGTGGGCTACAATCCAACAGAATCCCACCTGGTCTTCTCCAGGACCCGGCACACCGCAGACCATGGGGCGGCGGTGGGCGGCGGCGTGATCGGCAGGGTCGTCAGCGGCAGAGGGGTACTGGACCGGTGGACCTCTGGAGACCATATCGAGGCGATCAGTCCGATCCTCTCCTGGGCCGATACAAGCCGGTCGTTCACGACCCATGACTCCACCCTCCTTCTTGAGGACGGGATGGCGATCATCACCCACATCGAGGTGACTGCCGAGGGGTATGACCCTGACGGAATCAGCACCCGGACCGCGACCTCGGTGGAGCACCTGCTGCTGGCTCTGGACAGCGGGCACCTGACTGCAGACCGGGTGGCCTCCACCCACCTCCGAGACGAGCGAATGGCCGGCTCACAGGTTCCGTCCGAGCATACAAAAGGAAGGCGGGAAGGAACAGTCACGGTCAGGACCCGGGGGAGTGGATCCGGGTGTATCTACATCTACAAGGAGGATGTGCCCGGGATCGCAAGCCATACGGTCGTTGGACAGGTCACTCACGGCCTTGAACTGATCAAACTTGCAAAGGCCAGGGAACGGATTGCGATCCAAGTGACCCCCTCGCGGTTCGACATGCTTGGCAGGTCGCTCGACGAGGCGATCAGCAGTGGTGAGGCACGCGGACTGAAGGTGACCGCAGACAGTGAAGAACCCGACCGGGTGGTGATCGACCAGACTCCCCCGACCACCCTTGAGGTGCTGGCGGCCGGGGAGGTAGCGTTTCAGACGGTCCCGCTCTCACAGGTGATCGACCTGATCCTCGACGACCAGAACGCTCCGGATTCTACTGCCATCTTCCGGCGGCTGACCGGGCTCTTCTGGCATGATATTGGCACCCTTCCGCTCTTCTTCACGTTTGAGGATGTCTTCCTCTTCAAGCCGAAGATCCCAACCGGGGTGCTGATCACCCCGGAGAACATCCCGGTGGAGAGGGCGCCAGCTGCAGCCCTCGGATTGACCAATGATGCCCGGAAAGGGGCCGGGATGGTTGGTATCCGACTGAGTGAAAATTCAGAGTTCGGGCCGACCTCCGAGCCGTTCGATGGGACCAATCTGATCGGCACGGTCATCAACACCGATAAACTCAAAACCCTCAAAGAGGGACAGATCGTCTATATACGGGAGGCGAAGCGATGA
- the atwA gene encoding methyl coenzyme M reductase system, component A2, with protein sequence MTPLITIQNLCMDFEGKRVLNNISFSLAEAEIVGIIGRSGAGKTVLMHLIRGVDEPPTSGSIIYHIARCETCDYVDVQSKAGSACPHCGGVLQPQDVDLWAPDNEALKRRIMNRTAIMFQRSFALYGNDRVIENVLHALDDINYPSEKAVNRAADLLDEVRLSHRMMHIARDLSGGEKQRVVLARQLAREPYLLLADEPTGTLDPETAGVVHKMLKGSVESGEMGMIVTSHFSSVIEDVADRAILLADGAITAIGTPKEVIETFMKDYSDVEQFEQVKLGEKILMARDIEKRYISVDRGVVRAVNGVTFDVSRGEIFGIIGKSGAGKTTLSRIIAGVVEPTAGEMAMKVGDEWIDMTKPGIEFRGRAKSYIGLLHQEYDLYPHRTVIDNLTDAIGLEFPKELAVRKAVVTLKMAGFTEEKSREILDRLPGHLSEGERHRVAMAQVLIREPSLVILDEPTGTIDPITKIDVKHSILHAREGIDETFVIVSHDMEFVRDICDRVALMRGGKIIEIGETSAVLAHLTEDERQVMDQPGSQPGQ encoded by the coding sequence ATGACCCCATTGATCACGATTCAGAACCTCTGCATGGATTTTGAAGGGAAACGTGTCTTGAACAACATCAGTTTCTCTCTCGCAGAGGCAGAGATAGTTGGGATTATCGGTCGGAGCGGCGCCGGCAAGACGGTGCTGATGCACCTGATCCGGGGTGTCGACGAACCGCCGACCAGTGGGTCGATCATCTACCACATCGCCCGCTGTGAAACCTGTGACTATGTCGACGTTCAGTCCAAAGCAGGTTCGGCCTGCCCCCACTGCGGGGGTGTGCTGCAACCGCAGGACGTCGACCTCTGGGCCCCAGATAATGAGGCCCTCAAACGACGGATCATGAACCGGACGGCGATCATGTTCCAGCGTTCCTTCGCCCTGTATGGCAATGACCGGGTGATCGAGAACGTGCTCCATGCCCTCGACGACATCAACTACCCTTCAGAGAAAGCGGTCAACCGTGCGGCCGACCTGCTCGACGAGGTCCGGCTCTCGCACAGGATGATGCACATCGCCCGGGATCTCTCCGGAGGTGAGAAGCAGCGGGTAGTGCTGGCCCGCCAGCTGGCCCGGGAACCATACCTGCTGCTGGCCGACGAGCCGACCGGGACACTGGACCCGGAGACCGCCGGAGTCGTCCATAAGATGCTGAAAGGTTCAGTCGAGTCTGGCGAGATGGGGATGATCGTCACCTCCCACTTCTCATCGGTAATCGAGGACGTTGCAGATCGGGCGATCCTCCTCGCTGACGGTGCAATAACCGCCATTGGAACGCCAAAAGAGGTGATTGAGACCTTCATGAAGGACTACTCTGACGTGGAGCAGTTCGAGCAGGTGAAACTGGGGGAGAAGATCCTGATGGCCCGTGATATCGAGAAACGGTATATCTCTGTGGACCGCGGGGTGGTCAGGGCCGTCAACGGGGTCACGTTCGATGTTTCACGCGGGGAGATCTTCGGAATCATAGGAAAGAGCGGGGCCGGCAAGACCACCCTCTCACGGATCATCGCCGGGGTAGTCGAGCCGACCGCCGGGGAGATGGCAATGAAGGTCGGGGATGAGTGGATCGATATGACCAAACCAGGGATCGAGTTCCGCGGCAGGGCGAAGAGTTACATCGGACTCCTCCACCAGGAGTACGACCTCTACCCACACCGAACTGTCATCGACAACCTGACCGATGCGATCGGGCTGGAGTTCCCAAAAGAACTGGCAGTGCGCAAGGCAGTCGTAACCCTGAAGATGGCCGGGTTCACCGAGGAGAAGAGCAGGGAGATCCTGGACCGACTGCCCGGTCACCTCAGCGAGGGAGAACGGCACCGTGTCGCCATGGCACAGGTGCTGATCCGGGAACCCTCGCTCGTGATCCTGGACGAACCGACCGGGACGATCGACCCGATCACAAAGATCGACGTCAAGCACTCGATCTTACACGCCCGTGAAGGGATCGATGAGACCTTTGTGATCGTCTCGCATGACATGGAGTTTGTCCGGGACATCTGCGACAGGGTAGCCCTGATGCGAGGCGGCAAGATCATCGAGATCGGGGAGACCAGTGCGGTGCTGGCGCACCTGACCGAGGACGAACGCCAGGTGATGGATCAGCCAGGCAGCCAACCAGGCCAGTGA
- a CDS encoding HAD family hydrolase has protein sequence MSIAVVFDSAGTLLRTYRTAKDVITGEVIPHVETTNLTFSSDERVLIALNIHSREVIDADQSMLVSAYLVEHQIGFGISCTRKVLTADEVGEVLYSDTHARIQDLSECIRDVWNCCRKESVLTMNSGVIVNMGLPGIEFTLTVGGRPFSGAKETITTLHQMGVPTFIASGDRVTKLERMADYLGIPRDRVFGVATPSIKAGIIEDLKQEYDTVVMVGDGINDIAAMKKADYAVLTGQQPGERPKRLYDVANQVIAEVREVVPIVQRLQISTQEI, from the coding sequence ATGTCGATCGCCGTGGTATTTGACAGTGCTGGTACACTGCTTCGGACCTACAGGACTGCAAAGGATGTGATCACTGGGGAGGTGATCCCCCATGTGGAGACAACGAACCTGACCTTCTCCTCAGATGAGCGGGTGCTGATCGCCCTGAACATCCACTCCAGGGAGGTGATCGACGCGGACCAGTCGATGCTCGTCTCAGCGTATCTGGTCGAGCATCAGATTGGATTCGGGATCAGCTGTACCAGAAAGGTGCTGACTGCTGATGAGGTCGGGGAGGTCCTCTATTCCGACACCCATGCCAGGATCCAGGATCTGAGCGAATGTATCCGGGACGTCTGGAATTGTTGCAGAAAGGAGTCGGTGCTGACGATGAACAGCGGGGTGATCGTCAATATGGGGTTACCCGGGATCGAGTTCACCCTGACCGTCGGCGGCCGACCGTTCTCCGGGGCAAAGGAGACGATCACCACGCTCCATCAGATGGGGGTACCGACCTTCATCGCCTCAGGCGACCGGGTGACCAAGCTCGAACGGATGGCCGACTACCTCGGGATCCCCAGAGACCGGGTCTTTGGGGTCGCAACCCCTTCGATCAAGGCCGGGATCATCGAGGATCTGAAACAGGAATACGACACCGTCGTGATGGTCGGCGACGGGATCAACGACATCGCAGCGATGAAGAAGGCGGACTACGCAGTGCTGACCGGGCAACAGCCGGGCGAACGGCCGAAGCGGTTGTACGATGTCGCCAACCAGGTGATCGCCGAGGTCCGCGAGGTGGTGCCGATTGTGCAGCGGTTACAGATCTCCACCCAGGAGATATAA
- a CDS encoding ribose 1,5-bisphosphate isomerase, giving the protein MLVSTVEQIRQMEIRGAGRIARAAAGALADHATVVQSTELNDFVGEMEQAANLLVATRPTAVSLPNAVHLVMAGVQTARTLEEARSGIIASASQFITSSEQAVQRIASIGARHIRDGDVVMTHCNSEAALACILEAHRQGKEIEVYATEVRPRNQGLVTIRTLNDAGIRTSYIVDSAVRSFINEVDLVLVGADAISVNGAVVNKIGTAQMALAAHEARVNLVVAAETYKFAPLTILGNLIEIEERPAEEVLTASIASTLPHVRVRNPAFDVTPADYVDLIITEEGAIPPEMAYIIIRDHLGWSIEQFDRPAHGADQKE; this is encoded by the coding sequence ATGCTGGTTTCTACTGTAGAACAGATCAGACAGATGGAGATTCGGGGTGCGGGCCGGATAGCCCGTGCTGCTGCCGGGGCGCTCGCTGATCACGCAACCGTAGTTCAGTCAACTGAACTGAACGATTTTGTTGGAGAGATGGAACAGGCCGCGAATCTCCTCGTCGCCACCCGACCGACGGCGGTCTCGCTTCCGAATGCGGTGCACCTGGTGATGGCCGGTGTTCAGACGGCCCGTACCCTCGAAGAGGCACGGTCAGGGATCATCGCATCGGCCAGCCAGTTCATCACCTCCTCAGAACAGGCGGTTCAACGGATTGCATCGATCGGAGCCCGACATATCCGGGACGGGGATGTGGTGATGACCCACTGCAACTCGGAGGCCGCCCTGGCCTGTATCCTGGAAGCTCATCGACAAGGAAAGGAGATCGAGGTATATGCCACCGAGGTTCGACCGAGAAATCAGGGACTGGTTACGATCAGAACCCTGAATGATGCCGGGATCCGGACCAGTTACATTGTTGACTCTGCGGTCCGTTCGTTCATCAACGAGGTGGACCTGGTGCTGGTGGGGGCTGATGCCATCTCGGTTAATGGAGCGGTCGTCAACAAGATCGGGACCGCTCAGATGGCCCTGGCAGCCCACGAGGCGCGCGTGAACCTGGTGGTAGCTGCGGAGACCTATAAGTTCGCACCACTGACGATCCTTGGGAACCTGATCGAGATCGAGGAGCGGCCGGCGGAGGAGGTACTGACTGCTTCGATTGCATCGACCCTTCCCCATGTCAGGGTTCGGAACCCGGCTTTCGATGTGACCCCTGCTGATTACGTGGACCTGATCATCACCGAGGAGGGAGCGATCCCGCCAGAGATGGCCTATATTATCATCAGGGATCATCTGGGATGGTCAATCGAGCAGTTCGACCGTCCGGCCCATGGGGCGGATCAGAAAGAATAA
- a CDS encoding RuBisCO large subunit C-terminal-like domain-containing protein: protein MSDVTAIYYFRPRADTSPEQAAQAICEEETTGTWTDISTTTEYVRRLDGAVESVEPKGQGYLTKITYPAEIFEPGNVPQYLSVVAGNLFGLGRVEAVRLLDVEFPRELVTFSGPKFGIDGVRRLVGSQNRPHVGTIIKPKVGLNPTDTAEVAYQAAIGGVDLIKDDETLTDQQFCPLFERLPAVMARLDQAKTETGRNVLYAVNVTTRADKILERAEHALELGANMLMVDVISAGFSAVQALAEDPSIKVPIHVHRTMHAAMTRNPEHGIAMRTFAKLVRMLGGDQLHTGSVSGKMSHDAEELLGDNRALTDQCYGLKSTFPVSSGGLHPGKVQTELRVLGTDLILQAGGGIHGHPDGTAAGARAMRQAVDAFMEGIPTVEYAKDHYELDRALKKWGTS from the coding sequence ATGTCTGATGTTACTGCAATCTACTACTTCCGCCCCCGAGCCGATACCTCGCCAGAGCAGGCCGCCCAGGCGATCTGCGAGGAGGAGACGACCGGAACCTGGACCGATATCTCGACCACCACAGAGTACGTCCGCAGGCTGGACGGGGCGGTCGAGAGCGTGGAACCGAAGGGCCAGGGGTACCTGACCAAGATTACCTATCCTGCGGAGATCTTTGAGCCGGGCAATGTTCCGCAGTACCTCTCCGTGGTGGCAGGGAACCTCTTCGGGCTCGGCCGGGTTGAGGCGGTCAGGCTGCTTGATGTCGAGTTTCCCAGGGAACTGGTGACCTTTTCAGGGCCAAAGTTCGGGATCGATGGGGTGCGCCGGCTGGTTGGTTCACAGAACCGGCCGCATGTCGGTACGATAATCAAGCCCAAGGTGGGACTGAATCCGACCGATACGGCCGAGGTAGCCTACCAGGCTGCTATCGGGGGCGTAGACCTGATCAAGGACGACGAGACCCTGACTGATCAGCAGTTCTGTCCGCTCTTCGAGCGGCTCCCTGCGGTGATGGCCCGGCTCGATCAGGCGAAGACGGAGACTGGCAGAAATGTGCTCTATGCAGTGAACGTCACTACCAGAGCCGACAAGATCCTGGAACGGGCTGAACACGCTCTTGAACTCGGCGCCAATATGCTGATGGTCGATGTGATCAGTGCCGGGTTCAGCGCTGTGCAGGCCCTTGCCGAAGATCCCTCGATCAAGGTGCCGATCCATGTTCACCGGACCATGCACGCCGCGATGACCCGGAACCCGGAACATGGGATCGCGATGCGAACCTTTGCGAAACTGGTCCGGATGCTCGGCGGCGACCAGCTCCACACAGGCTCGGTCTCCGGGAAGATGAGCCACGACGCAGAGGAACTGCTTGGAGACAATAGGGCCCTCACCGACCAGTGCTATGGGTTGAAGTCGACGTTTCCAGTCTCAAGCGGTGGTCTTCACCCGGGGAAGGTCCAGACTGAACTCCGGGTGCTCGGGACAGATCTGATCCTTCAGGCCGGCGGCGGGATCCACGGCCATCCAGATGGAACTGCGGCCGGGGCACGGGCGATGCGCCAGGCCGTCGATGCGTTCATGGAAGGGATCCCAACGGTCGAGTACGCGAAGGATCACTACGAACTGGATCGGGCTCTTAAAAAGTGGGGAACTTCGTAA
- the dapF gene encoding diaminopimelate epimerase, with protein sequence MVYTTISIPFCKLHGNGNDFLLIDELEGTRIPDQMKGEFAELYCDRRFGVGADGVLFLSAGTEGDLRMRIFQPDRSEAEMCGNGIRCFARYAFDQGYFTETCNVETPAGVLPVHVSIGDSTFLAQIHMPDPAFDCPGIPATGEGVYQQTIAGLTVHATNTGVPHAVVIVDDLAAVDVPGLAPQIRHHPSFLKGANVNFVQVTGPDAISVRTFERGVEDETLCCGTGATASAAVAHRLGLVGDHVAVETAGGPLWITLGKETLMEGPAVTVFVGEIPL encoded by the coding sequence ATGGTATACACAACGATCTCAATCCCTTTTTGTAAACTGCATGGCAACGGCAACGACTTTCTGCTGATCGACGAACTTGAGGGTACCCGGATTCCTGACCAGATGAAGGGCGAGTTTGCGGAGTTGTACTGCGATCGTCGGTTTGGGGTCGGCGCTGACGGCGTTCTCTTTCTCTCTGCGGGTACCGAGGGCGATCTCCGGATGCGTATCTTCCAACCGGACCGAAGTGAGGCCGAGATGTGTGGCAACGGGATCCGATGCTTTGCCCGGTATGCTTTCGATCAGGGATACTTCACGGAGACCTGCAACGTCGAGACCCCGGCCGGAGTGCTCCCGGTTCATGTCTCCATAGGTGACAGTACGTTTCTGGCACAAATTCATATGCCCGATCCGGCGTTCGACTGTCCAGGGATCCCGGCCACAGGAGAGGGCGTCTACCAGCAGACGATCGCAGGGCTCACCGTCCATGCGACCAACACCGGTGTCCCGCATGCGGTCGTGATCGTCGACGATCTCGCGGCAGTGGATGTCCCGGGGCTCGCCCCCCAGATCCGGCACCACCCCTCTTTCTTGAAGGGAGCGAATGTGAACTTTGTCCAGGTGACGGGTCCTGATGCGATCAGCGTTCGTACCTTTGAACGCGGTGTCGAGGATGAGACCCTCTGCTGTGGGACCGGTGCCACCGCCTCGGCCGCCGTCGCCCACCGCCTTGGCCTCGTTGGGGACCATGTCGCGGTCGAGACCGCTGGCGGGCCACTCTGGATCACCCTCGGCAAGGAGACCCTGATGGAGGGGCCTGCGGTGACCGTCTTTGTTGGGGAGATCCCTCTCTGA